A single genomic interval of Elusimicrobiaceae bacterium harbors:
- a CDS encoding HlyC/CorC family transporter, with product MSIFVILLMLCFNALLAAYEMALASASRTKLSILSQEKKRGAESALYMKDHMEGSLATIQIGITLVGAIAAAVGGAGADEWFAPYLQKTFHLPVKISHALAVILVVLPLSFFTIVFGELTPKTFALKNKEWVVLTFSPYMRHLYLMLYPIVRVMEAIVGLLTKKTVRKNTDPKAAQKAAMADLRAAVSIASSSRLFGKAEEKIVLSTAMFCTRSIKEIQVPLEQVYMLYAADSIADTFVKAHLDMHTRFPVCEQKDNPQSIIGYLNFKDIFNATKTAAQGTVPTTRSILRPILRLDEDTIISSALEQLMKAKQHICLVTDDDRITGILTLEDIFEEMVGEIEDEYDFFLAYIRPFGDGLVASATAKMSDVFKQLTLPIPPDTPPAETVEQWAQRHAGHSLTTSEVVCADQIQMAARKFRRHKLMEVLVTIK from the coding sequence ATGAGTATTTTTGTCATTTTATTAATGTTATGTTTTAATGCCTTGCTGGCCGCCTATGAAATGGCGTTAGCCTCCGCTTCCCGCACCAAACTTTCCATTCTCTCTCAAGAGAAAAAACGCGGTGCCGAAAGTGCACTGTATATGAAAGATCACATGGAGGGCAGTTTGGCCACCATACAAATCGGCATTACGCTGGTAGGGGCCATTGCCGCAGCCGTAGGTGGTGCCGGTGCTGATGAATGGTTTGCCCCATATCTGCAGAAAACATTTCATTTGCCTGTTAAAATCTCCCATGCTTTAGCCGTTATTTTGGTAGTACTTCCTCTTAGTTTTTTCACCATTGTATTTGGAGAACTGACCCCCAAAACTTTTGCCCTTAAAAACAAAGAGTGGGTGGTGCTTACGTTTTCTCCTTACATGCGCCATCTGTACCTTATGCTTTACCCTATCGTGCGCGTAATGGAAGCGATTGTAGGTTTGTTAACCAAAAAAACCGTTCGCAAAAATACAGACCCCAAAGCCGCTCAAAAAGCCGCTATGGCCGATTTGCGCGCAGCGGTATCTATTGCTTCTTCTTCCCGTTTGTTTGGCAAGGCGGAAGAAAAAATAGTGCTTTCTACTGCCATGTTTTGCACGCGCAGCATTAAAGAAATTCAAGTGCCTTTGGAGCAAGTCTACATGCTCTATGCAGCAGACAGCATTGCTGATACTTTTGTTAAAGCGCATTTAGATATGCATACGCGCTTCCCCGTTTGTGAACAAAAAGACAATCCTCAAAGCATTATCGGATACCTTAATTTTAAAGATATTTTTAATGCCACCAAAACCGCCGCTCAAGGCACCGTACCCACCACCCGCTCTATTTTGCGCCCGATATTGCGCCTGGACGAAGATACTATTATATCTTCTGCATTAGAACAACTGATGAAAGCCAAACAACACATCTGTTTGGTGACCGATGATGACCGTATTACCGGTATTTTAACTCTAGAAGATATTTTTGAAGAAATGGTGGGAGAAATTGAAGACGAGTATGACTTTTTCTTAGCCTATATCCGCCCGTTTGGAGATGGATTAGTAGCTAGTGCCACCGCCAAAATGAGCGACGTGTTTAAGCAACTCACTTTGCCTATTCCGCCGGACACTCCGCCCGCTGAAACGGTAGAGCAATGGGCCCAGCGACATGCAGGCCATAGCCTTACCACCAG